A stretch of the Medicago truncatula cultivar Jemalong A17 chromosome 5, MtrunA17r5.0-ANR, whole genome shotgun sequence genome encodes the following:
- the LOC112421899 gene encoding uncharacterized protein, whose amino-acid sequence MDGSAENQNVRITKRQWTPEEDGVLVEGLLKIVDEGWKADANSFKPGYTKALEKYIHSKFPGCTLKATPHIESRVKLLKRQYSAIKDMLGPGASGFGWNDAEKMIIVEKEIYRQWCKSHPTAVGLYKKPFPHYDSLDTVFGKDKADGSVTEDIIDMTIEMEKENVQSTQEGGSRINLNYDDENFESQVPETPAANTTAPGSNLTNQPPRDSTNHRTGKRGGKRVKYNDDASDSMSNSLNKLGEIYANGVENMKQVFTSCFVHEKHTADRRNQIVSILKEIEGLSDAEVVMAGMLITKDNNLCDYFFTMDTPGLRKRFVDIVLSNNGSR is encoded by the exons ATGGACGGGTCGGctgaaaatcaaaatgttaGAATCACAAAGCGACAATGGACTCCTGAAGAAGATGGAGTATTAGTGGAAGGTTTGTTGAAAATAGTGGACGAGGGTTGGAAGGCTGATGCAAACTCATTTAAACCTGGGTATACTAAAGCGTTGGAGAAATATATTCACAGCAAGTTCCCAGGTTGCACACTAAAAGCTACCCCGCATATTGAATCAAGAGTGAAACTGCTTAAAAGACAATATTCTGCAATCAAAGATATGTTGGGTCCAGGTGCAAGTGGTTTTGGGTGGAATGATGCTGAAAAGATGATTATAGTAGAGAAGGAGATTTATCGTCAATGGTGCAAG TCTCACCCTACCGCAGTTGGCTTGTATAAAAAACCATTTCCACACTATGATAGCTTGGATACTGTATTTGGAAAAGATAAAGCAGATGGTAGTGTAACAGAAGATATCATTGATATGACCATTGAGATGGAGAAGGAAAATGTTCAATCAACACAAGAGGGCGGATCAagaattaatttgaattatgatGATGAGAATTTTGAGTCGCAGGTGCCAGAAACACCCGCAGCTAACACTACTGCTCCGGGATCAAATCTAACAAACCAACCTCCACGTGATTCTACTAATCATAGGACCGGAAAGCGTGGGGGAAAAAGGGTGAAGTATAATGATGATGCTTCTGATAGCATGTCAAATTCATTGAACAAATTGGGTGAGATTTATGCTAATGGTGTTGAGAATATGAAACAAGTCTTTACTTCTTGTTTTGTGCACGAAAAACACACAGCTGATAGGAGGAACCAAATTGTCtctattttaaaagaaattgaaggaTTGTCTGATGCAGAAGTGGTAATGGCTGGTATGCTTATCACCAAAGACAATAATCTTTGCGACTATTTTTTCACAATGGATACTCCTGGATTGAGGAAGCGGTTTGTGGACATTGTTTTGAGTAACAATGGTTCTAGGTAG